One Calditerrivibrio sp. genomic region harbors:
- a CDS encoding DUF2318 domain-containing protein, with protein sequence MKNILLLILVLFMFGFFGGKYKTVKESNGTISIPIKELETEKASFYRYKVNDKDIKFFAIKLKDGSIRTAFDACEICYPAKKGYSQQGEFMICNNCGLKFHQSKIGVIAGGCNPSPLKSTITKDQILISTKELITHYKYF encoded by the coding sequence ATGAAGAATATTCTACTATTAATCTTAGTGCTCTTTATGTTCGGTTTTTTTGGTGGAAAATACAAAACTGTCAAAGAGTCTAACGGGACCATAAGTATACCAATCAAAGAACTTGAAACAGAAAAAGCTAGTTTTTACAGGTACAAAGTTAATGACAAGGATATTAAGTTCTTTGCAATAAAACTAAAAGATGGTTCCATAAGAACAGCTTTTGATGCCTGTGAAATATGTTATCCTGCCAAAAAAGGTTATTCCCAACAGGGAGAGTTTATGATATGTAACAACTGCGGTCTTAAATTTCACCAATCTAAAATTGGAGTTATTGCCGGTGGCTGTAACCCATCACCCCTTAAAAGCACCATAACAAAAGACCAAATACTAATCTCCACCAAAGAACTTATAACACACTATAAATACTTTTAA
- a CDS encoding ATP-binding protein, translated as MERLLFSHLYIPTSKKNVLLVIIATLLVTYLHYSVSDSFHIIHIMHYYMYYLIVIYAAIKMGLLGGIVASFFISILYDYEIYLYLLDIPHYKLRSFVEVIMLFTVGGFTGYFSQKLFEENQKLQHTKNELLKTLNELQKNIDEKTKMEKELSRIDKLRLMGEISASIAHEVRNPLSAIKSAATLISNNNMSDDLINIIIKESEQLEKFVSKFTQFIRKSEIKKEKINIPEFLVELEDYVKMYIKDKNKKYSIKDRSKITEIYTDKIALKHILLNLIINAFEATQDINNGRVEIEFYNDNNHVYFSIWDNGVGIKKDHIDKIFEPFFTNKEEGTGLGLSISLKLATELGGTILLEHLDGTKFILRLPI; from the coding sequence ATGGAAAGATTACTATTTAGCCATCTTTATATTCCAACCTCTAAGAAAAATGTACTTCTCGTCATTATTGCCACATTGCTCGTTACCTATCTACACTATTCGGTCTCAGATAGCTTTCACATAATACACATCATGCATTATTACATGTATTATCTCATAGTAATCTATGCAGCCATAAAAATGGGGCTTTTGGGTGGTATTGTTGCTTCATTTTTTATTTCAATACTTTATGATTATGAAATCTACCTCTATCTATTGGATATCCCCCATTACAAGCTGAGATCTTTTGTTGAGGTCATAATGCTTTTCACTGTAGGGGGATTTACAGGATACTTCTCTCAAAAACTATTTGAAGAAAATCAAAAACTACAGCATACCAAAAATGAGCTTTTAAAAACATTAAATGAACTACAGAAAAACATAGATGAAAAAACAAAGATGGAAAAAGAATTATCACGTATAGATAAACTACGACTCATGGGAGAAATAAGCGCTTCTATAGCTCATGAAGTAAGAAACCCCCTCTCAGCAATTAAATCAGCAGCAACCCTGATCAGTAACAATAACATGAGTGATGACCTTATAAATATAATCATTAAAGAGAGTGAACAGTTAGAAAAATTTGTCTCCAAGTTCACACAATTTATTCGAAAATCAGAAATCAAAAAGGAAAAAATAAACATACCTGAATTCCTCGTTGAACTTGAAGACTATGTTAAGATGTATATAAAGGATAAAAACAAAAAATATTCTATAAAAGACCGAAGCAAGATAACTGAAATATACACAGATAAAATAGCGTTAAAACATATCTTATTAAACTTGATTATTAATGCTTTTGAAGCCACCCAAGACATAAATAATGGGAGAGTTGAGATAGAGTTTTACAATGATAATAACCATGTATACTTTTCTATTTGGGATAACGGAGTTGGTATAAAAAAAGATCATATCGACAAAATATTTGAACCCTTTTTCACAAACAAAGAAGAAGGAACAGGCTTAGGTCTCTCCATATCTTTAAAATTGGCAACAGAATTAGGAGGTACTATCCTGTTAGAACATCTCGATGGAACAAAATTTATCCTGAGGTTACCTATATGA
- a CDS encoding FtsX-like permease family protein, which yields MNIFTIPLKNIRRKKIRTLTILFIFSVGIISAVSFYKISNIVLLSFEEKLNKYGANIIINSKTDTLNITYGGVNLGSVMYDIKYLNLSKSIEKIKNIKFNKNISTIAPKLIVVKEYNNKSLGFVGIEFENEIKLKNYWHINGKLPTKDNEIIAGNLTATLLNLKPGSTIQAFGETFIVTGVLDKLGSEEDHLLFIDLNKLQKLSNLPNKANFIEIAALCAGCPIDDIVDELEKALPDAEINAVQKVVKQRMSALHFVEHLSYVVISIMLLTSCFIIGLFVFNSVNERKKEIGILRSMGYEKKDIFIIFSFEGVFIGFFSAIIGYIIGLLLSKEILQYLHIDKNKIVFSFPEMILLILLVMLLTLLASSYPSYKGTKIEPSDTITAL from the coding sequence ATGAATATATTTACCATTCCATTAAAGAATATTCGTAGGAAAAAAATAAGAACCTTAACAATATTGTTCATCTTTTCAGTAGGGATCATATCTGCTGTTTCCTTCTATAAAATATCAAATATTGTACTGTTAAGCTTTGAGGAAAAGTTAAACAAATATGGTGCAAACATTATAATTAATTCAAAAACAGATACATTAAATATCACATACGGCGGTGTAAACTTAGGCAGTGTTATGTATGACATCAAATATCTTAACCTATCAAAAAGCATAGAAAAAATTAAAAATATCAAGTTTAACAAAAACATAAGCACAATAGCACCCAAACTCATTGTGGTAAAAGAGTACAATAACAAAAGTTTGGGGTTTGTAGGAATTGAGTTTGAAAATGAGATAAAGCTAAAAAACTACTGGCACATAAACGGCAAACTACCCACTAAGGATAACGAGATAATCGCAGGCAACTTAACAGCTACCCTATTAAACCTTAAACCAGGCAGTACAATACAAGCTTTCGGAGAGACATTTATTGTAACAGGAGTACTGGATAAACTTGGTTCAGAGGAGGATCATCTTCTCTTTATTGATTTAAACAAACTCCAAAAGCTTTCAAATTTACCAAATAAAGCAAATTTCATAGAGATTGCAGCACTGTGTGCAGGCTGCCCCATAGATGATATTGTTGATGAACTGGAAAAAGCGCTACCAGATGCAGAGATAAATGCCGTTCAAAAAGTAGTTAAACAAAGAATGTCTGCCCTTCATTTCGTTGAACATCTTTCCTACGTAGTGATATCTATCATGCTACTTACTTCCTGCTTTATAATAGGACTTTTTGTCTTTAACTCTGTAAATGAAAGAAAAAAAGAGATTGGGATCCTCAGGAGTATGGGGTACGAAAAAAAAGATATTTTCATAATATTTAGTTTCGAAGGTGTCTTCATAGGCTTTTTCTCAGCTATTATAGGTTATATAATAGGTTTACTGCTTTCAAAAGAGATTTTGCAATACCTACACATTGATAAAAATAAGATAGTATTCAGTTTCCCTGAAATGATACTTTTAATCTTACTAGTCATGCTATTAACTCTACTTGCTTCCAGTTACCCATCATACAAAGGTACCAAAATTGAACCCTCTGATACAATTACGGCATTATAG
- a CDS encoding ferritin yields the protein MISKKMAKALNEQVKNEIYSSYLYLSMSSWATSQGLKGFANWFYVQSKEELVHAMKFYHYILDQGEAVELLEIPKPEKDFKSPLKAFEEVLKHEQFVTKCIYNLVDLALEERDHATNAFLQWFVTEQVEEEASVNGIIDQLKLTKSDGNGIFMIDKELSTRTFVLPAGMAI from the coding sequence ATGATATCTAAAAAGATGGCAAAGGCTCTCAATGAGCAGGTGAAAAATGAGATTTACTCTTCGTATCTTTATCTTTCTATGTCTTCATGGGCCACATCTCAGGGGCTTAAGGGTTTTGCAAACTGGTTTTATGTGCAATCGAAAGAGGAGCTGGTTCATGCTATGAAGTTTTACCACTATATTCTTGATCAAGGGGAAGCCGTGGAGTTATTAGAGATTCCAAAACCTGAGAAAGACTTTAAATCACCTTTAAAAGCTTTTGAAGAGGTTTTAAAGCATGAACAATTCGTCACCAAATGTATCTATAACCTTGTAGATCTTGCTCTTGAGGAGAGGGATCATGCAACCAATGCATTTTTGCAGTGGTTTGTAACTGAGCAGGTGGAAGAAGAGGCGTCTGTGAATGGGATAATAGATCAATTAAAGCTAACAAAATCTGATGGAAATGGTATTTTCATGATAGATAAAGAGCTTTCTACGAGGACATTTGTACTGCCAGCTGGTATGGCTATATAG
- the recJ gene encoding single-stranded-DNA-specific exonuclease RecJ, producing MEKNDYALVDKTPKYRWICKKLDVKKILDLKIHFTDVPVPILEVLAKRGFYKKDDLLAFLEVPLSNLYDPFLLKDMTKAVKRVLSAIEQKEKICIYGDYDVDGVTATSLLYEFLSQMTPNIDYYIPNRLEEGYSLNKEALDELKSKGARLVITVDCGITSVEEVDYGTKIGLDIIITDHHQLNFDIPKGAYAIINPLQPGDTYPFKFLSGVGVAFKFAMAIKYLYERKYDKKLLPIKSFLDLVALGTIADVVPLIDENRVFVKHGLKLLENSNRPGIEELKKISGLVNTDITTSNIGFSLVPRINAVGRMGNSKASVRLLITRNSNEARWLSEELETENRYRQDLEKNILKETLEKIQRRRINDRYKGIIVYSKNWHPGVIGIIASRLVERFSKPSIVLTVENNIAKGSARSISSVDIFAFLRSNRDILIEFGGHKYAAGLKLDAKNLRHLQRRFEDYLNKNFSQDQLEPELLIDAFLDPKDITESFLDFINKLRPFGNCNPEPVFVMKRVSKAQEFAFIGRDKSVLKGFVTKDGKYFEIIGFNMAEYKELIKENNLFDIAFTIELNNWIGGTNIQLKIKDIKKSS from the coding sequence ATGGAGAAAAATGATTATGCATTAGTAGATAAAACCCCTAAATACCGTTGGATCTGCAAAAAGTTAGATGTAAAAAAGATTTTAGATTTAAAGATACATTTTACAGATGTCCCTGTACCAATTCTTGAGGTACTTGCTAAAAGGGGGTTTTATAAAAAAGATGATCTGCTTGCTTTCCTCGAAGTGCCTTTAAGTAATCTATATGACCCTTTTTTGCTCAAAGATATGACAAAGGCAGTAAAGAGGGTATTATCTGCTATTGAACAAAAAGAGAAGATCTGCATATATGGTGATTACGATGTAGATGGTGTTACTGCTACATCTTTGTTGTATGAGTTTCTATCCCAAATGACTCCAAATATCGATTATTACATACCTAACAGACTGGAGGAAGGTTATAGTTTGAATAAAGAGGCTTTAGATGAATTGAAATCTAAAGGTGCGAGGTTAGTTATAACCGTTGACTGTGGGATAACTTCTGTAGAAGAGGTAGACTATGGCACTAAAATAGGGCTTGATATTATTATTACTGATCACCATCAGCTTAATTTTGATATTCCAAAAGGGGCGTATGCCATAATCAATCCATTACAGCCTGGTGATACATATCCTTTCAAATTTCTCTCGGGGGTTGGGGTTGCTTTTAAATTTGCTATGGCAATAAAGTATCTATACGAAAGGAAATATGATAAAAAGCTATTACCTATCAAAAGCTTTTTAGATCTCGTAGCGTTAGGTACAATAGCTGATGTGGTGCCGTTGATCGATGAAAACAGGGTGTTTGTTAAGCATGGTTTGAAACTTTTAGAAAATTCAAATAGACCTGGTATAGAAGAGTTGAAAAAGATTTCAGGTTTAGTCAATACCGACATAACTACTTCAAATATTGGATTTAGCCTTGTTCCCCGTATAAATGCAGTGGGTAGAATGGGTAATAGTAAGGCAAGTGTCAGACTACTCATAACAAGAAACAGTAATGAGGCAAGATGGCTTTCCGAAGAACTGGAAACAGAAAACAGGTATAGACAGGATTTAGAAAAAAATATTTTAAAAGAGACTTTAGAAAAGATTCAAAGACGAAGGATAAACGATCGTTACAAAGGGATTATTGTTTATTCTAAGAATTGGCATCCAGGTGTTATAGGTATCATAGCTTCTAGACTTGTGGAAAGATTTTCGAAGCCATCCATCGTGCTAACGGTTGAAAACAATATTGCAAAAGGGTCTGCAAGGAGTATTTCATCTGTAGATATTTTTGCTTTTCTGCGTTCAAACAGGGATATTTTAATAGAGTTTGGTGGGCATAAGTATGCTGCAGGTTTAAAATTGGATGCTAAAAACCTAAGACATCTACAGCGAAGATTTGAGGATTATTTAAATAAAAACTTTTCCCAAGATCAGTTAGAGCCAGAACTTTTGATAGATGCTTTTTTGGATCCTAAGGATATCACTGAAAGTTTTCTCGATTTTATCAATAAGCTAAGACCATTTGGTAACTGTAATCCAGAGCCTGTATTTGTTATGAAAAGGGTATCTAAAGCTCAGGAATTTGCTTTTATTGGAAGGGATAAAAGTGTTTTAAAGGGGTTTGTAACAAAAGATGGCAAGTATTTTGAAATCATCGGATTTAATATGGCTGAATATAAGGAACTAATAAAAGAGAATAATCTGTTTGATATTGCTTTTACAATAGAACTTAACAATTGGATAGGTGGTACCAATATCCAGTTAAAGATTAAAGATATTAAGAAGAGTAGCTAA
- a CDS encoding ABC transporter ATP-binding protein translates to MLTAKGITKSYNNNNNKVTVLKSINIAIDKGDFVTITGRSGSGKSTLLNVLSTLTNYDEGEIYFEQTLINHKNEKHINHLRRYDFAFIFQLYHLIPYLNALENVLLPFSYSIKKIDMNHIELGKFALDKVGLKGKYYRLPGELSGGEQQRVAIARGIVKKPKIVFADEPTGSLDEKTSAEIIELIQALNYEGMTIVMVTHEQKLAKLGNKTYVMEDGKITI, encoded by the coding sequence ATGTTAACTGCTAAAGGCATAACAAAATCTTACAACAACAATAACAACAAAGTAACCGTCCTAAAAAGTATAAACATAGCAATAGATAAAGGTGACTTTGTTACAATCACAGGGAGATCAGGTTCTGGTAAGAGTACACTGCTAAACGTATTAAGTACACTTACCAATTACGATGAAGGTGAAATATACTTTGAGCAAACATTGATAAACCACAAAAACGAAAAACATATAAACCATCTAAGAAGATATGACTTCGCCTTCATATTTCAGCTATATCACCTAATTCCATACCTTAACGCTCTCGAAAACGTCCTACTACCATTTTCCTACAGCATTAAAAAAATAGACATGAACCATATTGAGTTGGGAAAGTTTGCGCTTGACAAAGTAGGTTTAAAAGGGAAATATTATAGATTACCAGGAGAGTTATCCGGTGGAGAACAACAAAGAGTTGCTATCGCAAGGGGTATAGTCAAAAAACCAAAAATTGTGTTTGCAGATGAGCCCACTGGCAGCCTTGATGAAAAAACTTCAGCAGAAATTATTGAACTCATACAAGCACTAAACTACGAAGGTATGACAATTGTTATGGTTACACATGAACAAAAGCTTGCCAAATTAGGCAATAAAACCTACGTTATGGAAGATGGAAAGATTACTATTTAG
- a CDS encoding bifunctional (p)ppGpp synthetase/guanosine-3',5'-bis(diphosphate) 3'-pyrophosphohydrolase, producing MAKDKLVRLMDIQEVLQKNNIGNIEKLHKAYVYAAQKHRGQLRKSGEPYLSHPLNVALILANMNMDLDTVIAGILHDTLEDTDATYEELAQLFGEDVAFLVDGVSKIGKISFKSTEEKMAENFRKMLISMSKDVRVIVIKLADRLHNMRTLDHLSEEKKQRIATETMEIYAPLAHRLGIAWIKWELEDLAFRVLNPEKYYEIYNLVKLKRSERESYLNQVINLLDAHLKNVKIDAEVTGRPKHFYSIYSKMIKKKTTFDEIYDLLAVRVIVKTVSDCYATLGIIHNLWKPIPGRFKDYIAMPKPNMYQSLHTTVVGPHGLNVEIQIRTEEMHRIAEEGIAAHWKYKEGKVYNPKDDNAFVWLRQLLEQKELNKPQDLVEALKEDILPVQIYVFTPKGDVIELPVGSTPIDFAYAIHSKVGEKCVGAKVDGKMVSLKYKLKNGEKVEIITSPTQEPRSDWLNFVKTNRAKVRIRNYLRKKEEDLAIKNGQELLIKEFEFRGINGVEFLDDERNIKTILDKFSIKTKEDIFKSVGFGRVSPKQIVNIFHRVEEKDEVVVKPTFSKTSPFNIDGIDGVLTNIAKCCHPLPGDNLKGYISVGKGLVVHRADCTNLAELAKTNEDRIIDVQWAEGKNVKLPFRITTITIDKPGILSEITTILKDMAINIVELSAKPQKDGNARQTFTVELNGKSQLDKILQKLESLPFVKQIIY from the coding sequence ATGGCTAAGGATAAATTAGTAAGATTAATGGATATACAGGAAGTTCTTCAAAAGAATAATATAGGTAACATAGAGAAGCTACACAAAGCCTATGTGTATGCAGCCCAGAAACACAGGGGACAACTAAGAAAAAGTGGTGAACCATACCTGTCCCATCCTTTAAATGTAGCCTTAATTTTAGCTAATATGAATATGGATCTTGACACTGTAATTGCAGGTATTTTGCATGACACATTAGAGGATACTGATGCCACTTATGAAGAATTAGCTCAATTGTTTGGAGAAGACGTTGCCTTTCTTGTGGATGGTGTCTCCAAGATAGGTAAGATATCTTTTAAATCGACAGAAGAAAAGATGGCTGAGAATTTTCGCAAGATGCTTATATCCATGTCTAAGGATGTTAGGGTTATTGTGATAAAGTTGGCCGACAGGCTCCATAATATGAGAACGTTAGATCACTTAAGTGAGGAGAAAAAACAGCGAATAGCAACGGAAACAATGGAAATTTATGCACCATTAGCCCACAGGCTGGGTATTGCTTGGATAAAGTGGGAGCTTGAAGATTTGGCATTCAGAGTTTTAAACCCTGAAAAATATTACGAAATCTACAACCTTGTGAAGCTAAAGAGAAGTGAACGGGAGTCCTATTTAAACCAAGTTATAAACCTATTAGATGCTCATTTAAAAAATGTTAAAATAGATGCTGAGGTTACTGGCAGACCCAAACATTTTTATAGCATATATAGTAAGATGATTAAAAAGAAAACCACGTTTGATGAGATATATGATCTACTTGCTGTAAGGGTTATTGTTAAAACGGTTTCTGATTGTTATGCTACACTTGGGATTATACATAATTTGTGGAAACCTATTCCAGGTAGGTTTAAAGACTACATTGCTATGCCAAAACCAAATATGTATCAATCACTTCATACTACAGTTGTAGGTCCTCATGGCTTGAATGTTGAGATTCAGATCAGAACAGAGGAGATGCACAGGATCGCTGAAGAGGGTATTGCTGCGCACTGGAAATATAAGGAAGGTAAAGTATATAATCCAAAAGATGACAATGCCTTCGTATGGCTAAGACAACTTTTGGAACAGAAAGAGCTGAACAAACCACAGGATCTTGTTGAGGCTTTAAAAGAGGATATTTTACCCGTTCAGATATATGTGTTTACACCGAAAGGGGATGTCATTGAACTTCCAGTTGGCTCTACACCTATAGATTTTGCTTATGCTATCCATTCAAAGGTGGGGGAAAAGTGTGTTGGAGCTAAGGTTGATGGCAAAATGGTTAGTCTGAAATACAAATTGAAAAACGGTGAAAAAGTGGAGATTATCACGTCTCCTACACAAGAGCCAAGATCTGATTGGCTCAATTTTGTTAAAACGAACCGTGCTAAGGTAAGGATACGTAACTATTTGAGAAAGAAAGAGGAGGATCTTGCCATAAAAAATGGACAGGAACTCTTGATAAAGGAGTTTGAGTTTAGGGGGATTAATGGAGTGGAGTTTCTCGACGATGAGAGAAATATAAAAACTATCCTTGATAAATTTTCGATAAAAACTAAAGAGGATATATTTAAGTCTGTTGGTTTTGGTAGGGTATCGCCAAAGCAGATAGTTAATATCTTCCATAGAGTTGAGGAGAAGGATGAGGTGGTTGTAAAGCCTACCTTTTCCAAAACATCACCCTTTAATATAGATGGTATTGATGGTGTGTTGACTAATATAGCGAAATGTTGTCACCCTTTGCCCGGTGATAATCTCAAAGGTTATATCAGTGTAGGTAAAGGTTTGGTGGTGCATAGGGCTGATTGTACAAATTTAGCTGAGCTTGCAAAAACAAATGAAGATAGAATTATCGACGTCCAATGGGCAGAAGGTAAAAACGTTAAATTACCTTTTAGGATTACAACGATAACCATCGATAAGCCAGGTATCCTTAGTGAAATTACAACTATACTCAAAGACATGGCTATTAATATAGTGGAACTATCTGCTAAGCCCCAGAAGGATGGAAATGCAAGACAAACCTTTACAGTGGAGTTAAACGGGAAGTCACAGTTGGATAAGATTTTGCAGAAATTAGAGTCATTACCTTTTGTAAAACAGATAATATATTGA
- a CDS encoding sigma-54 dependent transcriptional regulator, which translates to MNNKVLLIEDNESLSKIIKLLLEKENINVIWSKNLSEAFYNINTDDFDVIITDLRLPDGDGYEIFKKIQEIDSEIPVIIITAYGNVADAVNAVKNGIYDYISKPFDNDEFVITVRRAISYSNIKKENKNLKTIKEESIKTKIIGESKPIKNMIEKLNLVAPTDAPVLILGESGVGKELVAKYIYSKSLRKDKAFITVNCSAIPENLFESEFFGHKKGAFTGADADKKGKLEEADGGTIFLDEIGDIPLTIQPKLLRFLQEGEIEKVGDSKTKKLSVRIIAATNRDLKKMTEEGSFRADLFYRLNIFPIHVPPLRERKSDLQELIQFFCKKYRKQLIFEENTFTYLFNYDWPGNVREIENLIYRLTIICKDGIVKKQHLPPEIYPEKEAKNCILDTLPEDGLDLEELEKNIIEMTLKRFNGNKAKAAKYLKLPRHKLIYRLERYGIK; encoded by the coding sequence ATGAACAACAAAGTCTTACTCATCGAAGACAACGAATCCCTTTCCAAGATTATTAAATTACTCTTAGAAAAGGAAAACATAAATGTCATTTGGTCAAAGAATCTTTCTGAAGCTTTTTATAACATAAACACTGATGATTTTGATGTAATCATAACAGACTTAAGATTACCCGATGGTGATGGCTATGAAATATTCAAAAAGATTCAGGAAATAGATTCGGAGATACCTGTTATCATCATTACCGCCTACGGGAATGTAGCAGATGCGGTAAATGCTGTAAAAAATGGGATTTACGACTACATATCTAAACCTTTTGACAACGATGAGTTTGTAATCACTGTAAGACGAGCTATCTCTTATTCGAACATCAAAAAAGAGAACAAAAACCTTAAAACTATAAAAGAAGAATCCATAAAAACAAAAATTATTGGTGAGAGCAAACCTATAAAAAACATGATAGAAAAACTAAATTTGGTAGCACCTACTGATGCTCCTGTTCTCATATTAGGTGAAAGCGGTGTAGGAAAAGAATTAGTCGCAAAATATATTTACAGTAAAAGCCTAAGAAAAGATAAGGCATTTATTACTGTAAACTGTTCAGCAATCCCTGAAAATCTTTTTGAAAGTGAATTTTTTGGTCATAAAAAAGGTGCTTTTACAGGTGCCGACGCAGATAAAAAAGGGAAACTTGAAGAAGCTGACGGTGGAACAATCTTTTTAGATGAAATAGGAGATATCCCATTAACAATACAACCAAAGCTTTTACGTTTCTTACAGGAAGGGGAGATAGAAAAAGTAGGTGACAGTAAGACAAAAAAATTATCGGTAAGGATCATAGCAGCTACTAACAGAGATCTAAAAAAAATGACTGAAGAGGGTTCTTTTAGAGCTGATCTTTTTTATAGGCTCAATATCTTCCCCATACATGTTCCTCCACTTAGAGAAAGAAAAAGCGATTTACAAGAGCTTATCCAATTCTTTTGCAAAAAGTATAGAAAACAGCTAATTTTTGAAGAAAACACCTTTACTTATCTTTTTAATTACGACTGGCCTGGAAATGTAAGGGAAATTGAAAATCTTATCTATAGACTTACCATTATTTGCAAAGACGGTATTGTAAAAAAACAACACCTCCCACCAGAAATATACCCAGAAAAAGAGGCAAAAAATTGTATTTTAGATACTTTACCAGAAGATGGATTAGACTTAGAAGAACTGGAAAAAAATATTATTGAAATGACCTTGAAAAGGTTTAATGGAAATAAAGCAAAAGCAGCAAAATACCTCAAATTACCAAGACACAAACTGATATATAGATTAGAAAGATATGGTATAAAATAA
- a CDS encoding peroxiredoxin, protein MSLVSKAAPLFEADAVLNKKFVKVNLEDYKGKWVVLFFYPLDFTFVCPTEITALSDAVEEFKKRNCEIIGVSTDSKFSHLAWVNQPREEGGLGDIAYPLVADFTKKISEDYGVLLPAGMALRATFIIDPEGKVQFELIHDLGIGRNVDEILRSLDALQYVRTYGEVCPAGWRPGKDTMKPDPEKVKEYFKKNPKGHQ, encoded by the coding sequence ATGAGTTTAGTATCAAAAGCAGCGCCATTATTTGAAGCCGATGCAGTTTTAAACAAGAAATTTGTAAAAGTAAATCTTGAGGATTATAAGGGTAAGTGGGTTGTATTGTTCTTTTATCCATTGGATTTTACCTTTGTTTGTCCTACAGAAATTACAGCATTAAGCGATGCTGTGGAAGAATTTAAAAAGAGGAATTGTGAGATAATAGGTGTTTCTACCGATAGTAAGTTTTCTCACCTTGCATGGGTAAATCAGCCAAGAGAGGAAGGTGGTCTTGGTGATATAGCTTATCCATTGGTAGCTGATTTTACAAAGAAGATATCTGAAGATTATGGAGTGCTTCTTCCTGCTGGGATGGCTCTTAGAGCTACATTTATCATAGATCCAGAGGGTAAGGTTCAGTTTGAGCTGATCCATGATCTGGGTATTGGTAGAAATGTTGATGAGATTTTAAGGAGTCTCGATGCCCTTCAATATGTAAGAACTTATGGAGAGGTATGCCCTGCTGGCTGGAGACCTGGTAAAGATACAATGAAGCCAGATCCAGAAAAAGTAAAAGAGTATTTTAAAAAGAATCCGAAAGGTCATCAGTAA